One Pangasianodon hypophthalmus isolate fPanHyp1 chromosome 7, fPanHyp1.pri, whole genome shotgun sequence genomic window, aAAAGCTGGAGGTTGTAATAAAGTAAAAGCATAGGCCTAAATAATATTTCAGGCAATAATTATTCTCTTTTTACCTCCAGTTGCAGTAACTTCTGCTGGTATAAAGATGCCCGCTGGTGTGTCTTGGCCGAGGTACATGAAAATGTTTGCAGCCAGTGTGTTGTCCATGTTTGCCGGTGCCGAGGTCGTCCATCAGTATTACCGCCCTGATTTGGTATGTTTTAAGgatattactgttatttttttttaatataaaggaCCATATTTTTATCGATAAATTGATCTAAGAGCAGTTGTTCTTTTATAGAGCATTCCAGAGGTTCCTCCAAAGCCTGGAGAACTGCACACAGAACTTCTTGGATTGAAGACTCAACAGACAGCCTCGGAGAACCACTGATGTCAGTTTTCagatataaatgtgtatatatgtctAAACCAAATATAAAGATGTAAACATGTTACAGTGTGGTGACCTTGAAATACGTTGTGAAATTCCATAATGgaagaataaaattatttgtatttttttcaactaattctaataaataaaagccattttgttggttataaaaatatatatcagaATTCCTATTCTCAGAGTTGCCAAAGATAATATTTTTGGCTCAAAAATATgaacaatattttaaactatTGTTGAGATgttatgcctgtgtgtgtatgtatgtatatgtatatacgcactctctctcacacacactcacacacaaagtagatcttttatgttgttattttttaagttGTTATGCCAGACTTTACTGTAAGGAGAATGTTTTAAGGaggacatttatggaagaagacTACAAAGCTGTtctgaaatattaatatgcaaatccACTGACGGTGAGTGACTTTTATAGTGAAATCCAGTTTTGAACGCGAAGCCGGAACTTCCGCCTGTGGGTGCGAGCTTCAGGAGGAAGCGCTTGTgtagagtaaataaataaacctggcaaccctggagctgtgtcTGCTTCACTCTCACACATGTAGCTCGCTGAAGCGGCTCTCTGGTGAACACGACTCCTGAGCGGGATAAAGTGGGAACATGCCGGCCTTGTCTTTGCCCGTGTCTCGCCTGGTCAGGACCCGGGCCAGTGTCCGGAAGCTGTTTAAACACTGGAGGACTTTCCACTCGGCGTGTGGAGCTCCGGCGCTCAGCTCCAGCGGGGTGACTAGTCACTCAGTCCCGGGACGCGCGCTGTCAGAGGCCGGCATGTGCACCAGCGACACGGGCGGACACACGACCGACTGGCTCTGGTCTGTTTACAATGAAACCAAGCGGCAAACTGAAGGTTAGAGAgcatagttttaaaataaacagacttTCTGacagggctgggcgatatgatacTTAAAACCACTTGTATCACGATATTTAGGTTAGCTATTCGTCATATTTAATTCTGCTTTCTAacggaaaagaaaagaattttaatGCTAGGGTTGGGATTCATTTTATGGTACTGCTATTATAATAACGTCAAAgctaaattaaaatgaagttaATGATTTAAAGATGAGATCAGTGATATTAAATAGGCATAGTGGGCGTGTCTGCTTGCCTGTCAGTCAACTCAGAAAGCTCCGCCTCTTGCACCAGCATTTAGACTTTTCCTGTTTAGGGGGCGTGGCTTTAGAAGGAACATTTACAGAATTTAAAtttctcattatttaaatgttaatcttctttttctttttcttcttcttcttatttgaAGTCATACTTCAAAATGGCTAGTTTCAGCAAACTTCTGTCAGAATCACTGACTACATCTTTAATCTGATTTAATATGAAACCAAGTGACAAACCAGGTTTATGTTcgtttattgatttttatacCCTGGACTtgtcatgatttttaaaaaaattaaaaccaatttaaaatggttcaattcaattaaatagctttctttctcagtttttgtatacagtatgttgatttttttttaagaagcttAAGTGAAAATGTGTCACGCAACAAACCTCCACCTGTTTTTAGATTTGCTAATGGTAGTGGGGGGGAAAACAGAATTTGTTGACAGTTAAATattttccactgacataattctAGGTTactgtgtttgc contains:
- the LOC113546522 gene encoding protein brawnin — protein: MPAGVSWPRYMKMFAASVLSMFAGAEVVHQYYRPDLSIPEVPPKPGELHTELLGLKTQQTASENH